The following proteins are encoded in a genomic region of Oncorhynchus masou masou isolate Uvic2021 chromosome 32, UVic_Omas_1.1, whole genome shotgun sequence:
- the si:ch211-266g18.9 gene encoding transforming growth factor-beta receptor-associated protein 1, whose protein sequence is MSLKAFTQVQVYEKLPNPKEKDKFSIHSLECYDRNIYIGTKDSLVQHLILPSSSDTKDSSQSPREGRMKLLGSSSPVTQLRVIPVLNHLLVLWDRSVSALNMFSLEPLPFLKRIQHVSFFEVCESALSTSSQSVCVELVTASSRSRVVRIHVVGVERWDCVKEVSLPQDPVALAVDDNTLCVATSDRYFLHDHKSGSTVDLFPHNLSRQNIIVSTAGKGEFLLNGPGSLGMFVMKNGICQRPPVQWPEELLAAVVCYPYILALQPQALYVYSMVDQHLKQTVPLLRARGLLSTTEGVYIFMEREILGLSHVPFEEQIQTLVRYERVEEALGLLGGVQAHLPQVSYKDKIITCMDGFIKFYQGSFSEAKELFIKGELDPREIISLYPEMEPLCETFHSQLVKVNNAKELLALRQEDRTTFQQYLDFLGDFLRVVRGTKQGVECSEDIDTAQLRMYTEQGDRLDLDALVSSPNSCSIDKCVPLLELHKRFFTLGLLYQSHGHHIKAIQTWVKITDGQYEDSSCSNVYEHIVRTLSRLKQRDVVWTFADWALQRNQEVGIQIFTKRDPEDQDTFAQEHVLTFLKKYSLALMLFLEFLVHDLKSKEEKHHTLLATAYVTHILGALQNGKGTDSDGGMTRDKLQQLLWQSSLYDTMTVHEAIQSTVLHTEQAILLGRAGDHYQALQTLVHKERDLQVAGAYCRRAAGWQERELEHTLFLTLLQIYLGSNELASAAVDLLNANAAAFDLDTVLQVLPDSWSVQLVSQFLLGSLRGTFHQRRMAGIERGLAQVELLRHKYTWAQASKRMLKLDKGLVCNTCQKDLTEPEFVCSLRGELVHTNCGSYTE, encoded by the exons ATGAGTTTGAAAGCCTTCACTCAAGTGCAAGTCTATGAAAAACTTCCCAACCCTAAAGAAAAAGACAAATTCAGCATCCATAGCCTGGAGTGTTATGACAGAAATATATACATTGGAACCAAAGACTCATTGGTCCAACACCTTATCCTACCCAGCAGCAGTGACACGAAGGACTCCAGTCAAAGTCCTCGGGAGGGGAGGATGAAACTGCTAGGCTCAAGCAGCCCAGTCACCCAATTAAGGGTGATACCAGTTCTCAATCACCTTCTGGTTCTGTGGGACCGTTCCGTTAGCGCCCTCAACATGTTCTCTCTAGAACCCCTTCCTTTCCTGAAGCGGATCCAACACGTGTCTTTCTTTGAGGTGTGTGAATCGGCACTGTCAACCTCAtcgcagtctgtgtgtgtggagctggTGACAGCCTCTAGCAGGAGCAGAGTGGTCCGGatccatgttgtgggggtggagagatgggattGTGTTAAAGAGGTATCTCTACCCCAGGACCCTGTGGCCTTAGCTGTGGATGATAACACTTTGTGTGTGGCCACCAGTGACAGGTATTTCCTCCACGACCACAAGAGTGGAAGCACCGTTGATCTCTTCCCTCACAACCTGAGCAGGCAGAATATCATTGTGAGCACCGCAGGAAAAGGGGAATTCCTTTTAAATGGGCCCGGCTCCTTGG GCATGTTTGTCATGAAGAATGGCATATGCCAGCGGCCTCCAGTGCAGTGGCCTGAGGAGCTGTTGGCAGCGGTGGTGTGTTACCCTTACATCCTGGCCCTGCAGCCTCAGGCTCTCTATGTCTACAGTATGGTGGACCAGCATCTCAAACAGACTGTGCCTCTGCTTAGGGCCAGGGGCCTACTCTCAACAACAG AGGGTGTGTACATttttatggagagagagatcctcGGTTTGTCCCATGTACCATTTGAGGAGCAGATCCAAACCCTGGTAAGGtatgagagagtggaggaggcaTTGGGACTGCTTGGTGGAGTTCAAGCTCATCTTCCACAGGTTTCTTACAAG GATAAGATCATCACTTGCATGGATGGATTCATTAAATTCTACCAGGGGTCTTTTTCAGAGGCCAAAGAACTTTTTAT CAAAGGGGAGTTGGACCCTAGAGAAATCATCAGCTTGTATCCAGAGATGGAACCACTCTGTGAGACCTTTCATTCCCAGCTGGTCAAAGTGAACAATGCAAAGGAGCTCTTGGCACTACGGCAAGAGGACAGGACCACATTTCAACAGTATCTAGACTTCCTGGGCGATTTCCTAAGGGTGGTTCGAGGGACGAAGCAGGGAGTTGAGTGCAGTGAGGATATCGATACTGCACAACTGAGAATGTACACAGAGCAAGGTGACAGACTAGACCTGGACGCACTTGTGTCCTCTCCCAATTCCTGCTCAATCGACAAATGTGTGCCTCTCCTTGAGCTGCACAAGAG atttttcaCACTTGGATTACTCTACCAGAGTCATGGTCACCATATCAAAGCAATCCAG ACTTGGGTGAAAATTACTGATGGGCAATATGAAGACAGCTCATGTTCAAATGTGTATGAGCACATTGTGAGAACTCTCAGTCGACTAAAACAGAGAGACGTCGTTTGGACGTTTGCAGACTGGGCTCTCCAAAGAAACCAGGAG GTTGGGATACAGATTTTCACAAAAAGAGATCCAGAAGACCAAGACACATTTGCACAGGAGCATGTCCTCACTTTTTTAAAGAAGTACTCTCTAGCATTGATGTTGTTCCTGGAATTTCTGGTCCATGATTTGAAAAGCAAG GAGGAGAAGCATCATACCCTTTTGGCCACCGCATATGTCACCCATATACTCGGAGCCTTACAGAATGGAAAGGGTACGGATTCAGATGGAGGAATGACCAGAGATAAACTGCAACAGTTACTGTGGCAGTCTTCCCTCTATGACACCATGACAGTACATG AGGCCATCCAGTCGACAGTCCTGCACACCGAGCAGGCCATCCTGCTCGGGAGAGCTGGTGACCACTATCAGGCCCTACAGACCTTGGTCCACAAAGAGAGAGACCTCCAGGTTGCAGGGGCCTACTGCAGGAGGGCTGCTGGGTGGCAGGaaagggaactggaacacacccTTTTCCTCACCCTGCTCCAGATCTACCTGGGCTCCAATGAGCTAGCGAGTGCGGCCGTGGACCTGTTGAATGCCAACGCTGCTGCTTTTGACCTGGATACAGTCCTCCAGGTTCTGCCGGATTCCTGGTCTGTTCAGCTGGTCTCCCAGTTCCTGTTGGGGTCCCTTCGAGGGACTTTCCATCAAAGACGAATGGCAGGGATAGAGAGGGGCCTGGCCCAGGTAGAACTCCTTAGACACAAGTACACTTGG GCCCAAGCCTCAAAAAGAATGCTGAAATTGGATAAGGGTCTGGTGTGCAATACCTGCCAGAAGGATCTCACAGAGCCAGAGTTTGTGTGTAGTCTTAGGGGTGAGCTGGTTCACACTAACTGTGGAAGCTACACAGAGTAG